The Hemibagrus wyckioides isolate EC202008001 linkage group LG25, SWU_Hwy_1.0, whole genome shotgun sequence genome has a segment encoding these proteins:
- the LOC131345656 gene encoding claudin-20, with product MPSSTMQIFAFILALLGVLGATMATLLPNWKVSVAMGSNIMTAISQMQGLWMDCTWYSTGIFSCTLKYSVLALPAYLQTARTTMVLSCLLATLGLWLAALGLKCTHWGGSQSSKVQTAIAAGTCFVLAGFLCLVPASWFTNEVITSFMDSKVPQSGKYEPGGAVYVAFVSAGFFLAGGVIFCLSCPRKRDGATNYGVSNPDKLIRQEQQKKEQREQQSQTEPPEPELEHKEKEMQEKLQLEQQQQQYYSPSRKRPQDTKALYSLQDYV from the coding sequence ATGCCCTCGTCCACTATGCAGATCTTCGCCTTCATCCTGGCGCTGCTCGGGGTTCTGGGCGCCACCATGGCCACGTTGCTGCCCAACTGGAAAGTAAGTGTCGCCATGGGCTCCAACATCATGACTGCAATCTCACAGATGCAGGGCCTGTGGATGGACTGCACCTGGTACAGCACGGGTATCTTCAGCTGCACGCTCAAGTACTCCGTACTGGCGCTGCCTGCTTACCTTCAGACCGCCCGCACCACCATGGTCCTCTCCTGCCTGCTGGCGACTCTCGGGCTCTGGCTGGCAGCCCTGGGGCTTAAATGCACTCACTGGGGTGGTAGTCAAAGCTCCAAGGTACAAACTGCGATTGCTGCCGGAACATGCTTTGTCCTTGCAGGCTTCTTGTGCCTCGTGCCAGCGTCCTGGTTCACCAATGAAGTCATCACCAGCTTTATGGACTCGAAAGTACCCCAGAGTGGAAAGTACGAGCCGGGGGGAGCCGTTTACGTGGCGTTTGTATCGGCTGGGTTTTTCTTAGCCGGAGGAGTCATTTTTTGTCTTTCATGCCCCAGAAAACGGGACGGAGCCACAAATTACGGGGTATCCAACCCTGACAAGTTAATAAGGCAGGAGCAGCAGAAaaaagagcagagagaacaACAGAGCCAGACGGAGCCACCGGAGCCGGAGCTGGagcacaaagagaaagagatgcaGGAGAAACTCCAGCtggaacagcagcagcagcagtactACTCCCCATCTCGCAAGCGACCTCAGGACACCAAGGCCCTCTACAGCCTGCAGGACTACGTCTAA